TTGGTGTTTGTTTGTACTGGTGTGCTGGCGTCGAAGTGGAAGGGGTACGGGTTTGTGTTGACGATTGATTTTGACATTGCTGTGAGTTTGTTTCTGTGTTCGGTTGTTCAGGTTCCGTGGTTATATGCCTGGGGTATGAGGAATGGTAGGACcgtgtgtatatatatcttcactGGATGACTGAGATAAAACAGTGGAAGTGATACGATGTCACCATTTAAATGTACAAAAGTAGGAAACTGATTAACTCCGATCTCGGAGCACACGACAACCAATTTATTGCTATCTAGAGCAATTACATGGTGACATTGTCGTTGTTCTTCCCGAACTGTTCGGATTTGGGTTCGGATAAGCGCGGTATGGGAGATGCCGCAGAGGAGCTACGACCGCTACTATCCGCGAAGGAAATGCCCATCCACAACATATTTAATTCTGATCGCTATATTAGCTACAAAATACAGCTTTCATTCACCTCCAACCTGCGGCAAATTTAACAAGAAATCGAGCGAATCCAACTCAAATCCTATAGAGACGCCCTCGCCGTTGAAATTGAAAGGGGCAATATTCGGATCAAACGGCTGGGCCCACCATGAATTCATCGGTGGTGTAGCGAAAGCATCGCTGGACTGCTGGCCTGGGTAACTGCTGGATGCACTGTGCATATGGGGCCGGCCATCCGGCTGTGTTGAGGTTAATGGCTCTGGTGTTTGTAGATGATAGCGCTGGTGATCTGGATGCATGGTCGCGACACGGTCAGAGACAAAGTTCGCCCGAAACCGATCGACGTGCTTCTCTATTAACCTCGCGTATCTCAATGAGAAGTCCATATCGTCAGTACCGGAGGACCGCAACGCAACGATGCATTGATCCAACGTATGGAGAGAGGCCTGTAAATCAGTATGGTGCACCCCAAGGCTTATGGCCTTGAGGAGATAGACCGATGAAGAGGTGACACACACAAGAGTGCGTAAAGGCGCGTATCGTAGCATGCCGTCGGCTGCCATATGAGTGGCAATTTCTAGAACTTTACTACTACTCAGAATAACATCACGAATGAAATCTTGGTCGTGGGGCAGAAGGCATGCATCAACTGATTCGCGACTGGTTTCGCCAATCCAGCTAACCCCCCTTGTAACAGCCCGTTCCACCACGGCCTGAATGGCGAGAGCACTGGTGTAGGCTCTGAGGTGGTGATATTCGATCAACAACAATGGTCTAAGGGTTTTTATCGTATCTGACtcattatctattaatatagacATTGAAGCCTCCGACGGAGAAGGTGGACATACCCGTTGAGTGATAGAATTCATCATGCCACTTAGTCAAAGACGATGCATAATGTTGTAGTAGAGTACTGTAGTGGCCGGACAATAGTTGCTGTTTTACATGCGCGATTGACTGGAAGAACATGGCCGACGCTGTTTTCATCAGATGAGTCAATTCTGTCCATGAATTCATATATCCTTCCCATTTTCTATTCGTAGGTTCGGTTATATTCGCTTGCGATGCGTCTGCAACAAACAGGATGCTATCGGGGAGAGGAGACGGGCAGCCCATCCTAACTGCCATCTGAGTGACATACGTATAGAGCAACTTCCGGGCTCGATATACTCGAACCGCCTGAGCATTGGCCAACAGGGGCGTATTGATATACCCGTCAGAGAATACGCCCAGCTCGTAGCCCAAAGTGACTGCTGCTCCAAGCAGCATCCACGACATGCGCTCCGATCGCTTTGCCGGTTCAAAGACATCCTCACGCCATCTAATAAGTGGAACATCCTCATCGGTCTGAAGCCGATTGCGGCGGTCGTATGCCGGTGAGATGAGCTCGCCATCCCAGCCTTCTGTCTCAGGTGGGAAATGAACGGACCGCGGATTCCAATCCGAAATCAATATAAGGCTTTCAATTGAGCCCACGATCCTGGTTTTCGCAGTCGAGTACTTTTCCTGTCCGAACATAATACGGCGGATTAAGAGTTCACAGTACTGCCACAGCCGGTGGTGAATAAAATGGCTCCGAGAGATTCCACCTGCTCCCGGTAAAACAAAGTACCGTGAAGCTATCATTAACAATGTGCAGCAGAGCATGGGTTCCTCAACTATCAGCTGCTCATGGTTCCTATGATCAGAATATGCCACTGTCGGAACCGGTGACAGTGGTGCCAGGTATTTGTAAAACCTGTGTCCGTCAGCTCATCCGTCTACATCTGTCAACTGGACAAGGCACTCATAGCGAACAGACATACAGGTCTATATACGTTACGGCTTCTTGTGCCGTGAACCATCCTTGCCGTACAAATCGGCACCTGTCCCACAGGTCGAGAACGTCTTCGCTAGGATGCGACAGACCGGAGACCGAAACTAGCCCACTTGCAGAGACGACCGTTTGGGTCTTGTCTCGGTCCCTCGCCGGGGAGGATGGCGATTCACCTACACCAGGGCGAGCAGCATCGAAAAGCACATCCAACGCATCGCTGGGCCGCGCCAAAATTGTAGACATAACCCGACCAGAAAGGGATGGATTATCATTGGCGTCAGAATCAGTTACATGATGTGCGTCCGGCTCGGACGCGACACTCGATATCACCCTTGGTGACCTATCTCTATACTGATGCCAAGTTTCCGATGGTTGCCCTTGGATCCTCTGTCCTTTCGGGCTCTCTGAGCTATGGCCTTGTGCCAGTGACCATCTTGGAGCCTGTCGGCGTTTCCCCGCCTTTCTGCTCGCCTCAAACACACATTCGCGGTGTTCCCGCTCGCATTTAGCACACGGTGGCTTATCACCGAGAACACATCGGACCTTGCGAGCGCGGCAACTAATACAGGCCAGGTACCCGCGTTTATACGTCTTGCCGCGACTAGCAACTGCCCTGTCCTGGTTGCTGGGAGCCATGTTGACTATTGTTTCACACCAGCTCGGGTACGGAGATGTGTTGAGTGGCCAAGCCGCACGGATATCAGCGGCATTGATGTGGGGGTCTCTTCGTACCGGGTGGCAATGACTTGGTCATAGCTCCATTTGAAGATGGAAAAAATAGTATCTATGTCGGTGGCATCTCCAAGGTATCTCTTCCATACCGCTTGTCTTAGTTAAGCATATAACCATTACTTGTCCCGCCAAAGTATCTGTTGACTGGTACTAGTGTTACGACATCACCGAAGAACCCCGGTGAAGggttaaatatttatatggCAATTATGGTTCAAGCTCTCCACGGGTATCCCCTAAAAAAAACCCCATTTTTATGTAGAGAAAACGGCGGAGTCTTTGTGTGACGAATTTCGAACATAGGCCAGAGAATCCAACATTAGCCAGTCTCCTACCCTCATATGGCACGTTAAATAGAGAGCAAATCAGAGAATCTCTACGGTAGGCCTTCAGCATCGAGACATGAGATATTAACCATATATAACTAGTACGTATATAGTTCGGAGGGACGTGAATGGAGAGTAACCATAAATGCAAATCTCGCCGAGTTAGGCCATAGCCCTAGAAGGCAACGATCACTCATAGTCGAAGATCGAtgttctccttttctcagTTTCACTTTATAGGCTAGTGGTCCATGCAGTATGTCAAATGTAATGCAGCATTGAATCACTAGGACTAAGAAGGTCAGGGTAGGGGTTCCAGATCCTGATAGTACGATCATCAGATGTAGTGGCGATTGACTTGCCATCGGGAGAATATCTAACGCAAAAGGCAAAACCGGCATGTTGACCAACTATTCGTGAGGCGCCAGTGGCCACATCCTACGCTCTTATTGTCTTGTCAAAGCCTACAGAAACAATCTGTTTGCCGTCTGGTGAAATATCGACCGAGACGACATGGTTTGTATGACCCTGGAGGACATGAAGCTGCTGCTTTGCCTTAATGTCCCAGATGATGATTGTGTGGTCTCCCTATGCGGAGAATAAGGTTTTGCCATCTGGAGAGAATACAATGGTGTTCGCTCCTTTGGAGTGTCCCATGAAGCAATTACGCTCGCCCGCCGTATGAAGACAACGGATCATGTCAACGATTCTAGATAGACAATAGGTCATACCCAGGATAGAAAGGCTGGTATACAGGTTAATCGATTGCTGGATCTGTATCCTTGCCTTGCTATCCTTGTGTAGAATATCAGTCACGGTCATAATTTTGTACATATGCCAGCCTTTCCTCCATTATCAGCCTTCACTGAATTTCTCCACCGTATTTGATCCTTTGATTTAATACTCACTTATGATTTTAGGAGTGACATAATAAAGCTTGGCAGCAATTATGACATAATATACCAGAGAAATCTAGAAAAGCTAGTATAACTAGGCTTTGCATCAGATGCAAAGGGAAGTTTCTTGGGTCAGTTTGACTTAACAGACAAAACACTGCAATATTATTGTTACTACTGCTAACTCGTGGCGATCTGGACAGCCTTCGCTGGACGCTTCTGcaagataaaatattaacGCAGGACTCTTCagctggaagagaaggaacacCCCAAACAAAATACAAAGTACAATTGCCGCTCTTGTGAAGCAAAGACAATCTGAAGTCGAGTCACCGAAGCCTGGAAACCACCAACCACTATTCCATTATCATCTCAACCTATCCGTGCAGCGCTTCCATATTGCCGGATGGCTCGACAACGCTGGCTGCATACCGTGTAAACAACGCAAGTGAATCCTCGTCTTCGGCCAGAAAGCGATACAGTTTCGACATATGTACCACAAGCTTTTGACTATCGCCATCAAATTGAGCCAAGATGATCCTCCCGTGTCGCTCACCCATAAACGAAAACATCATCACCTATACAGAAACACTGTCAGAAGAGTAACAGTAGTCACAGCATATGAGTTGGGGCTGGACATACAGGAATTACTAGGTGCTTCTTGAACCTCTCCTTATTCATCTGAGTGCAAATAGTGCCAACAATAACCAGGAGTTCCTCTCGTAGCAACTGGCCATCACTTCCAATGATACCGTGATATTGGCAGATTTTGATATGCGAATCTTCCTCACGCCAAGGACGCCAGTGGTATTGAGGTTCCCAGTGCTCATTGTATGAGGAAGACATTGGGAGATACTGACTTTCAACAGGCCAACCCCTAGGAGAAACACAGCCAGAGCGTTAGCTGGATGTTGggcaaagaaaatgaacagAACGGAAAGAACAGTATTGGTTGTGGGTACAGAGAGCACTTACTCACTGCCTCGCCATTTTATGATGTTGTTCAACGGTCTGGGTTTCTCAGTTCCTAGCCTGGGCGCGATACCGAGTTCCCAAGCCAGCATGTAGCAGATGTTTTCCCCCCAATCCCAAAGAGTGTATCTCCCTCCATATGCTTCGTACCAATCCGCCCCTTTATCCAGATCAGAGTATTTGCGTTCCTGGTGATGACGCACCTCATATGATTCTAGATCCT
This window of the Aspergillus flavus chromosome 8, complete sequence genome carries:
- a CDS encoding C6 transcription factor; its protein translation is MAPSNQDRAVASRGKTYKRGYLACISCRARKVRCVLGDKPPCAKCEREHRECVFEASRKAGKRRQAPRWSLAQGHSSESPKGQRIQGQPSETWHQYRDRSPRVISSVASEPDAHHVTDSDANDNPSLSGRVMSTILARPSDALDVLFDAARPGVGESPSSPARDRDKTQTVVSASGLVSVSGLSHPSEDVLDLWDRCRFVRQGWFTAQEAVTYIDLFYKYLAPLSPVPTVAYSDHRNHEQLIVEEPMLCCTLLMIASRYFVLPGAGGISRSHFIHHRLWQYCELLIRRIMFGQEKYSTAKTRIVGSIESLILISDWNPRSVHFPPETEGWDGELISPAYDRRNRLQTDEDVPLIRWREDVFEPAKRSERMSWMLLGAAVTLGYELGVFSDGYINTPLLANAQAVRVYRARKLLYTYVTQMAVRMGCPSPLPDSILFVADASQANITEPTNRKWEGYMNSWTELTHLMKTASAMFFQSIAHVKQQLLSGHYSTLLQHYASSLTKWHDEFYHSTDTIKTLRPLLLIEYHHLRAYTSALAIQAVVERAVTRGVSWIGETSRESVDACLLPHDQDFIRDVILSSSKVLEIATHMAADGMLRYAPLRTLVCVTSSSVYLLKAISLGVHHTDLQASLHTLDQCIVALRSSGTDDMDFSLRYARLIEKHVDRFRANFVSDRVATMHPDHQRYHLQTPEPLTSTQPDGRPHMHSASSSYPGQQSSDAFATPPMNSWWAQPFDPNIAPFNFNGEGVSIGFELDSLDFLLNLPQVGGE